The Tistrella mobilis genome window below encodes:
- a CDS encoding aldo/keto reductase, with amino-acid sequence MCLTRRQLLARTAAGLAALALSPVAAGAGAPAASDGPLNRVIPSSGLAVPAVGLGTWITFNVGRDPEAIAGCTEVMRAFFEGGGRVIDSSPMYGSSQMVVGRGLAALDARDRVFSAEKVWTSSGGDGPEQIEETRAFWGVKRFDLMQVHNLLAWQDHLETLLAMKAEGRLGHVGITTSEGRRHGDFERVMATQPLDSVQVTYNPLDREVEARILPLAADRGQAVIVNRPFRQGALTRRLEGVPLPGWSRELGVSSWAQALLKFILAHPAVTCVIPATTRVDHVRENLAAASGPLPDRTLRERIAADVEAAV; translated from the coding sequence ATGTGCCTTACCCGCCGACAGCTCCTGGCCCGCACGGCCGCAGGGCTGGCGGCGCTTGCCTTGTCGCCGGTGGCGGCCGGTGCCGGCGCTCCGGCGGCATCCGACGGGCCGCTCAACCGGGTGATTCCGTCAAGCGGCCTTGCCGTGCCGGCCGTGGGGCTCGGCACCTGGATCACCTTCAATGTCGGCCGCGATCCTGAAGCGATTGCCGGTTGCACGGAGGTGATGCGTGCCTTCTTCGAGGGGGGCGGACGCGTGATCGACAGCTCGCCCATGTATGGCTCGTCGCAGATGGTGGTCGGCCGGGGGCTCGCGGCACTCGATGCCCGCGATCGCGTGTTTTCGGCCGAAAAGGTCTGGACCTCGTCGGGCGGGGACGGGCCGGAGCAGATCGAAGAGACGCGCGCATTCTGGGGCGTGAAGCGTTTCGACCTGATGCAGGTCCATAATCTTCTCGCCTGGCAGGATCATCTGGAGACGCTTCTGGCCATGAAGGCCGAAGGCCGACTCGGCCATGTCGGCATCACCACCTCGGAAGGCCGGCGCCACGGCGATTTCGAGCGGGTGATGGCGACGCAGCCGCTGGACAGTGTCCAGGTCACCTACAACCCGCTCGACCGCGAGGTCGAGGCGCGGATCCTGCCGCTTGCGGCCGATCGCGGCCAGGCGGTGATCGTCAACCGGCCCTTCCGCCAGGGCGCGCTGACCCGCCGGCTGGAGGGGGTGCCGCTGCCCGGCTGGTCGCGTGAGCTGGGCGTGTCGAGTTGGGCGCAGGCCCTGCTCAAATTCATCCTGGCGCATCCGGCGGTGACCTGCGTCATTCCGGCCACGACCCGCGTCGACCATGTCCGCGAGAATCTGGCGGCGGCATCGGGGCCGCTGCCGGACCGCACATTGCGGGAGCGGATCGCCGCGGATGTCGAGGCGGCAGTCTGA